A window from Culex pipiens pallens isolate TS chromosome 3, TS_CPP_V2, whole genome shotgun sequence encodes these proteins:
- the LOC120414567 gene encoding arrestin domain-containing protein 3-like, translating to MPKEKSSKRVNCDILFDNNPNGIFKAGDAVSGSVTLTLTQLKKVRGVCLLITGFAETFWTSKVPHGPNNKKTKAQFKGREDFIAQKSYLVGSETGNPIDLPIGTSNYTFQLNIPQNVPTSMEGKYGHVRYVVKVTLERPWKHDQNFQMPFTVLAKVEFDEGNAALARPIKVEDQLRFYCWICRSAPLMVTATIPRSGYVPGDTIKVVLAVNNLSKEDVSEIVVKFQKVITFMSQVQVVEETQLYAESKMIKYETLEIQKTLPVARLANETFEKHFSLGPITPTEDRNSKIIKIGYELDILVRPKLSTKKIELVIPVVIGSAGLKTEEAIEFARSTGIDKLAAGLERENPSAPPPPYYENDTGDLYPASSLQKAYERELSSEECDERDKY from the exons ATGCCTAAAGAAAAGTCCTCCAAACGAGTGAACTGCGATATCCTGTTCGACAACAATCCGAACGGTATCTTCAAGGCTGGTGACGCGGTGTCTGGTTCAGTTACCTTGACGTTGACCCAGCTGAAGAAAGTGCGAG ggGTATGTCTACTCATCACGGGATTTGCTGAAACGTTCTGGACCAGCAAGGTACCGCACGGTCCAAACAACAAGAAAACCAAAGCTCAGTTTAAAGGACGTGAAGATTTCATTGCGCAAAAGTCATACCTTGTGGGATCTGAAACGGGAAATCCAATTGACCTACCAATCGGAACAAGCAATTACACGTTCCAGCTGAACATCCCACAAAATGTTCCAACCTCTATGGAAGGAAAGTACGGCCACGTACGGTACGTTGTGAAGGTAACCCTGGAGCGACCATGGAAGCACGATCAGAACTTCCAAATGCCGTTCACCGTACTGGCTAAGGTTGAGTTTGATGAAGGCAATGCCGCGCTAGCAAGACCGATCAAAGTCGAGGACCAGCTAAGATTCTACTGCTGGATTTGTCGATCGGCTCCACTGATGGTTACGGCAACAATCCCCAGATCGGGTTACGTACCAGGAGATACAATCAAGGTTGTCCTTGCAGTAAACAATCTGAGCAAGGAAGATGTTTCGGAAATCGTCGTCAAGTTTCAAAAGGTGATCACATTCATGAGCCAGGTTCAGGTCGTTGAAGAGACGCAGCTGTACGCCGAAAGCAAGATGATCAAGTACGAAACGCTGGAAATCCAGAAGACCCTGCCGGTCGCCAGACTCGCCAACGAGACATTTGAGAAACATTTTTCCCTGGGTCCCATCACTCCAACGGAGGATAGAAAcagcaaaatcatcaaaatcggCTACGAATTGGACATTCTGGTGAGACCAAaactttcaacgaaaaaaatcgaactggTGATTCCGGTGGTGATCGGATCGGCCGGATTGAAAACGGAAGAAGCGATAGAATTTGCCCGGTCCACCGGAATCGACAAGTTGGCCGCTGGGTTGGAGCGGGAGAACCCGTCCGCTCCGCCTCCGCCGTATTACGAGAATGATACGGGTGATCTGTACCCGGCCAGTTCGCTGCAGAAGGCGTACGAGCGCGAGTTGAGCAGTGAGGAGTGCGATGAGCGGGATAAGTATTGA
- the LOC120414569 gene encoding arrestin domain-containing protein 17-like, whose amino-acid sequence MPGKDKKNDSKHIKCDIQFDGNPTGVYKPGETVSGKVELTLEKNKKFRGICLCINGFAATYWSVKLKNELEKKRKTHFKGREDYFSTINYLVGSDVGNPLEVVAGTYHYPFSCVIPANAPTSMEGRYGHIRYLVKLSLERPWKHDIVYEREMTVRGIYDLIPHFDTLSMPSQAEAMTSFYFGFTEPLVVSASISKSGFAPGDIIELTVHVNNQSSVDVRTIVMKLQRVDTFISQIPRVDQYIERTVLEERTTSKISKRSDISFEENILVGAGIPSDVERCRIIQIKYEVEIIVHPIRSRKRLVLNLPIVLGTTSIANMDAHVERVVDKQREALEGFSPTQPSAPQSEDGPRSVEERRMIFAARTLNSMSCEESLDLENEKNCGAAPY is encoded by the exons ATGCCCGGAAAGGACAAAAAGAACGATTCCAAGCATATCAAGTGTGACATTCAGTTCGATGGAAATCCAACTGGAGTGTACAAACCGGGCGAAACGGTTTCCGGAAAGGTGGAGCTTACGCTTGAGAAGAATAAGAAATTTAGGG GTATCTGTCTCTGCATAAATGGATTCGCCGCAACCTACTGGAGCGTCAAGCTGAAAAACGAGCTGGAAAAGAAGCGCAAGACCCACTTCAAGGGCCGCGAAGACTACTTCAGCACAATAAACTATCTAGTGGGTTCGGACGTGGGAAATCCGCTGGAAGTGGTCGCCGGCACATACCACTACCCATTTTCCTGCGTTATCCCAGCGAACGCACCCACTTCTATGGAGGGCAGATACGGGCACATCCGGTACCTGGTAAAGCTTTCCCTGGAGCGTCCCTGGAAGCACGACATCGTGTACGAACGTGAAATGACCGTGAGGGGTATCTACGACCTGATCCCCCACTTTGACACTTTGTCAATGCCTAGTCAAGCGGAAGCAATGACTTCGTTCTACTTTGGCTTCACTGAACCGCTGGTAGTGTCCGCAAGTATCTCCAAGTCGGGATTCGCTCCAGGAGATATAATCGAGCTGACAGTGCACGTCAACAACCAGAGCAGCGTTGACGTGAGGACGATCGTCATGAAGCTACAACGGGTAGATACCTTTATAAGTCAGATACCCCGTGTTGATCAGTACATCGAACGCACCGTTTTGGAGGAGAGAACAACAAGCAAAATATCCAAACGGAGTGACATTAGTTTCGAGGAGAACATCCTAGTAGGTGCCGGTATTCCAAGTGATGTCGAGCGCTGCCGGATCATCCAGATTAAATACGAGGTTGAAATTATTGTCCATCCGATACGTTCCCGGAAGCGACTAGTGCTAAATCTTCCAATTGTGCTCGGTACGACCAGCATAGCGAATATGGATGCCCACGTGGAAAGGGTGGTGGACAAGCAACGGGAAGCCCTGGAAGGGTTTTCGCCTACCCAACCATCGGCTCCGCAGTCCGAGGATGGACCCCGGTCGGTAGAGGAGCGTAGAATGATTTTTGCCGCACGCACTTTAAATTCCATGTCATGCGAGGAATCACTCGACCTGGAAAATGAGAAGAACTGTGGGGCGGCACCGTACTAG
- the LOC120414591 gene encoding uncharacterized protein LOC120414591, which produces MASNCFSYIPSVEEYFAAYSTALIVLLAVLAVFLVLVTVLYVQIVKHLVRRYEPRCQKALIFSNGIYLVIVVLCIVAVASEKMELVSVILFSWSVLALYMYIVMVAGGHDNVGNYYESNNSSLGQGGRIRRILFRLFGKYKRVRIYIIQFPIVTTILNIIQIVYYFTDVDRYYRTVYAFLPFSLTSILLYLISFTLLVNFLGPSFPDQQIKKKFQFLRLAVLVIKIQTTILEAIFRQLHFECDTFAGEAWSLYNLIKQPLIVVQISLLALATWNIYRKEAKDSDGV; this is translated from the exons ATGGCTTCTAACTGTTTCAGCTACATCCCCTCAGTGGAGGAATATTTCGCCG CCTACTCAACTGCGCTCATAGTGCTACTCGCAGTTTTGGCGGTATTTCTTGTCTTGGTGACGGTACTCTACGTGCAAATAGTGAAACACCTTGTTCGGCGGTACGAGCCGCGCTGCCAAAAGGCGCTTATCTTCTCCAATGGAATCTACCTG GTGATAGTGGTGCTATGCATTGTGGCGGTGGCGTCGGAAAAAATGGAACTCGTATCGGTGATACTGTTCTCCTGGAGCGTGCTGGCGTTGTACAT GTATATCGTTATGGTAGCAGGTGGACATGATAATGTGGGCAACTATTACGAATCTAACAACTCTAGTCTTGGTCAAGGAGGAAGAATCAGACGCATACTCTTTAGATTGTT CGGAAAGTACAAAAGGGTACGAATCTACATAATACAGTTTCCCATTGTTACAACGATATTGAACATCATACAAATCGTGTATTATTTTACAGATGTT GACCGCTACTATCGCACAGTTTACGCCTTCCTACCGTTTTCACTCACCTCCATCCTTTTATATTTAATATCATTCACTTTACTTGTCAACTTTCTTGGACCATCCTTTCCGGATCAACAGATCAAG aaaaagtttcaatttctgCGACTAGCTGTCCTGGTGATAAAAATCCAAACAACGATCCTGGAAGCCATTTTCCGCCAGCTGCACTTTGAGTGTGACACCTTCGCCGGAGAAGCCTGGTCTCTGTACAATC TCATCAAACAGCCCCTGATAGTGGTGCAAATCTCACTACTTGCGTTGGCCACTTGGAACATCTACCGGAAGGAGGCGAAGGATAGTGATGGCGTCTAA